TCGCAGGAGCGGCAGGCCACGACCCTGATCTGCCGGGCCGAATACCCCGCGATGGCCGCCCTCGTGGGCTTCCTCGCGGATGAGTGCTGTGCTGACGAAGCCTGCGCTACCTCCAATCAGGCGGCATGAGCTGCCTTTTTATTTGCCCACTGATTCCATCCTTCTAGAATAATAGGATATATAGCCATGATGGAGCTACCGATCGCTATCATCGGCGCTGGGCCCGTCGGCCTCGCCGCCGCCGCCAATCTTGTTGCGCGCGGCCTTCCTGTGAGGGTCTACGAAGCTGGCGCTGCAGCCGGCGCAAGCATCAGCGATTGGGGCCATGTTCGGCTGTTCTCGCCCTGGGCTTACAACGTTGATCCGGCAGCCCGATCGTTGCTGGAAAAGGCGGGATGGCAGACGCCGGATGAGGCGGCCTATCCAACCGGCAGCGACCTCGTCAGCGCCTATCTTGCTCCGCTCTCGCAAACGCCTGAGCTCGCGCCGGTCATCGAGTATAGCGCTCGCGTCAAGGCGATCGGTCGGCGCGGCGTCGACAAGGTCGTCAGCCGCGACCGCGAGCTGCGCCCGTTCCAGCTGACGATCGTCGACCGTGCCGGCCGTGTCCGCCGCGAGCTCGCGCGGGCGGTGATCGACGCCTCGGGAACATGGACGTCGCCGAACCCGCTCGGGGCGGGTGGCGTGGCCGCCGAAGGCGAGGAAGCCTCTGCCAGCCGGATCGCCTACAACATTCCCGACGTCCTCGGCCGTGACCGCGCGACCCATGCCGGGCGGACCACGGTCGTCGTCGGCGCCGGCCACTCTGCAGCGAATGTGCTGCTCGACCTGGCCGAGCTCGCCACCACCGAACCCGCCACCAGGGCGATCTGGCTGACGCGCAGCACCAACCTGTCCCGTGTCTATGGCGGCGGCGCCAACGACCAGCTCGCGGCTCGCGGCGATCTCGGCGAGAGGCTGCGGCAGCTCGTCGAAGCGGGCAGCATCGAGCTCGTCACCAGCTTTGCGGCCACTGCGGTGCGTGAGGTGAATGGCCAGCTCGCACTTGACGGCGAAACGCCTGACGGTCTTCGCACGGTTTCCGCCGTCGATCGGATCGTCGTCTGCACGGGCCAGCGTCCTGACCTCTCCTTGACCCGCGAATTGCGCATCGAGCTTGATCCTTGGCTGGAGAGCGCCAGGGCACTCGGGCCGATGATCGATCCTAATCTGCATTCCTGCGGCTCGGTGCCTCCGCACGGACACCGCGAGCTGTCTCATCTCGAACCCGGTTTCTACACGGTCGGTATCAAGAGCTATGGCCGCGCGCCGACCTTCCTGATGCTGACGGGCTATGAGCAGGTCCGTTCGGTGGTTGCCGCAATCGCTGGCGACTTGGTTGCGGCAGACGATGTCCAGCTCGTCCTGCCCGAAACGGGCGTCTGCACGGCCGCACCTGCAAGTACGGGTGGATGCTGTGGCGGTCCGGCTCCGAGCAGCGTAGACGCCTGCTGCGCCGACGATGCATCGGCCAAGGCACAGGGCAAGGCTGGCTGCGGCTGCGGCAGCACGTCTAAGACCAACGCGACCGCTCACGCCCAATGAACACACCTGTCCACTCGGAAACCAGCCCGGTCCCCAACGCTGGGATCGGGCTCATCCTCGCCCTCGGCGTCACCCAGGTCGCCGGCTATGGCGCGCTGTACTACGCCTTCGCGGTCCTGGCGCCGGGCATGACCAAGAGCCTGGGCTGGGCGCCCGAATGGACCTATGGCGGCTTTGCGCTCGGACTGCTCGCCGGTGGCTTTGCCGCCCCTTTGGCCGGGCGCCTGATCGACAGATACGGCACGCGCCGGATGATGAGCATCGGCTGTGTGCTGGCAAGCCTGTCGCTCTTTGCCCTATCCAAGGCGGAAGGGCTGATCAGCTATTACGCGGCGATGATCGCCCTTGAGGTCGTCTCGACGCTGGTTCTCTATGACGCCGCCTTTACCGCTCTCACACAGGCCCATGGCGCGAACGCCAGGCGGGCGATCAGCAAGCTGACGCTGATCGGAGGCTTCGCCTCGACCTTGTTCTGGCCGCTCACGACCGCATTGCTGGCGCAGGCGGACTGGCGCTCGATCTATCAGATGTATGCCCTAGGATACCTGCTTTTGGCTCTGCCATTGCACGCTTTGCTGTTGCCTCACGGCGCATCGTTGCATGCCGCCAAGCCCGCTCAATCGACCGTAGCGACAACTGGTGACGGCTACCTCGTCGGCTCCGCACGCCGCCGCGCCTTCGTCCTGCTGGCGGTCGCCTTCTCGCTGCAGGGCTTCGTCGTCTCGGCCATGTCCGTGCATATGCTGACGCTGCTGCAGGGCTTCGGCTTCAGCGCGGCGCTGGCAGTCACGTTCGGAGCCATGGTCGGCCCATCGCAAGTGACTGGCCGCTTCATCGAGATGCTGTTCGGCACCAATGTGCCTCCTGTAACCACGGCATGGGTCTCCGGAGCTCTCATGCCGCTCGGGTTCGCACTGCTGGTCTTCGGCGGCGGGACGGCTGCCCTCGCTGGCCTATTTGCCATCGCCTACGGTGTCAGCATGGGACTGAGCTCGATCGTGCGCGGCACAGTCCCGCTCCAGCTCTTCGGCCCCGCGGGCTATGGGGCGATGCTCGGCAAGCTGTCTGCACCGGGGCTCGCCATCCGCGCTGCGGCGCCGCTCGCATTCGCCGTGATGATGGAACGTGCCGGGCTTTCAGCCAGTGCCGCAGTGCTGGTCGCACTCTCCGGTGTCGCCGCCTTGGCTCTGCTCATACTTGCCCGGGCGGCTACAGCAGAGGGCTAGGCGGCCGCGCTGGCCCTTGCGAGCAGCGCGGCAGTTTGGAGCTTGGAGCTAATTCCAATCAGCGGAGTTCCGGTGTCCGGTTCCGGGCAGCATGCCACTAAGCTCCGCCCAGCCCGCAGCCCCTGCGAGTCGAAAGGCAGCGCGCAACCTCAATCGCGCTGCTGCTCCGCTTTCCACGCCAGGTACTCGGCTTCGGCATCCTGCGCGAGCGGATAGTAGCGCCGAAGATCCCCGCCCTTCGACAGCATGAGGCGCGCGAAGTCCTCCCATTCGGCATGATGGCTGCCGGCCTCGAGCAGCCTCTCGGCATAGGCGATTGGGACGCAGATCGCCCCGTCATCGTCTGCGATGATGATGTCGCCCGGTCTGACATAAGTGCCGCCGCAGGCTATCGGCACGTTGACCGCGTGCGGCATCAGCGTCGTCTGGGTATGGAAATTCGGCGAAGCGCCACGCATCCAGTAGCCGATGTCGAGTGCGAACGCCTTCGCCGCATCGCGGATCACCCCGTCGATGACCATCCCCGCGCCGCCCTTGCCGGCGAAATAGGTCAGCATCATCTCGCCGAAGATTCCGCTCTGCATGTCGCCGCGGGCATCGACAACGACGACGTCGCCGGCCTCGACGTGATAAAGCGCGTGCCTGTGGAGCTGCTTCTCGCGGTCAGCGTACTCGTCGTCGCCATAGAGATCCTCGCGCTTCGGCATGAATTGCAGCGTAAGGGCCGGGCCAGCGATGGCCTTGCCGCGCGAGTGCGGCAAGGCTCCTGCGATGAACGGGTTTCGAATGCCCATCTTGTAGAGTTCGCTCGACGCGGTGGCCGTGCCGATGCTGGCGAGCCCGTCCAGAAGCGCCTTGGCGGGACGGTTGATCGTGGGGATGTCGAACATGCGTCGTTCCTGATGGTTGCCGGCGTGATCGGGTCGCGGTGAGCGCTTCTGCGGATAGAAGAGATCGCGAGGCGGCTTCTCAAAGTCCGCCGACGACCGGATGCCAGTCCGGGCGGTAGGGGTCCTGGTGGAAGCGGGCGTAGTAGTCGCCCTTCTCATCGTAGAGGGCGCCGTAATGGCGCATCTTGTCCTCGTCGAGCGAAACGCCGATGCCGGGCCCGGTTGGCACGCGGATGGCGCCGTCCTCATAGGGCATCAGCCCGCCCTCGATGATGTCGTCGGTCAGGTAATGGTAGTGCGCGTCGCCGGCGAAGCTCATCTCGGGGATGGTCGCGGCGGTGTGCAGCATGGCGGCGAGCTCGATGCCGAATTCGGCGCCGGAATGCATGGCGACGCCGAGCGCGAAGGTCCGGCAGATCGCGGCGAGATCCTTTACGCCGCGTGGACCCTCCCAGTAGTGGATGTCGGTCAGGACGATGTCGACCGCTCCGAGGCGGATGGCAGGACCGAGATCGTCGAACTTGGCGGGGGACATGTTGGTGGCGATCGGAATGCGCACCGCCTTGCGGACCGCGGCATTGCCTTCGAGCCCCCAGGCCGGATCCTCGAAATACTCCATGCCGACGGCTTCCAGCCGCTGGCCGATGCGGATCGCCGTCGGCACCGACCAGACGCCGTTGGGATCGATGCGCAGGCCGAAGTCCGGCCCCATGCGCTCGCGGCAGGCCTCGACCGCCGACGCCTCGGTCTCGGGCGAGAGCACGCCCGCCTTGAGCTTCATCGCCTTGACGCCGAGCGTCTCGTGCAGCTCCTGGCAGAGATCGGCCATGTCCTGCGGATGCTCGTCATGGCCGCCGCCCGGCCGGTCATAGCGCCAGAACAGATAGGCGATCATCGGGATGCGGTCGCGTACCGGCCCGCCGATCAGGTCGCAGAGCGGGCGGCCGAGCGCCTTGCCCTGGATGTCGAGGCAGGCCATCTCGATCGCGGCATAGAGCCGGGCATTGGAGAGATAATAGATCGCTCGCAGCGTCTTGAGCTTGATCAATTCGAGATGGAACGGGTCCATGCCGATGATACGCGGCTTCAGCTTCATCAGTGCGCCGCGCTGGTCGCCGCCGCCGACCTCGCCCAGGCCGACGAGGCCCTCGTCCGTGACCAGTTCGAGGATAGTGCGCAGGAAATAGCCGGGATGGACCCCGGTGTTGTGGCGAAGCTGCGCATTGAGCGGGATCGCCACGCAGCGCACCCTCATGTCGACGATCTTCATCGGCCTGTTTTCTCCCTAAAGATGCATGCCGCCATCGACGAAGAGCGTCGTGCCGGTGATGTAGCGGGCGGCGTCGGAGGCCAGGAACAGCGCGACCTCGGCGCAATCCTCCGGCGTGCCCAGGCGGTTGGCCGGGATGCGGGCGAGCACGGCGTCGCGATAGGTGGGGTCGGCCAGGGCCTCGCTATTGCGCGCGGTCGCGATGGCGCCCGGTGCCAGCACGTTGCAGGTGACGCCGTTGGCGGCGACCTGGCGGGCGATGTTGCGGACCATGCTCTCCAGCGCGGCCTTGCTCGCGGCATAGGCGAGCATCTCAGGATGCTCCTTGACCTGCTGGATCGAGCCGATCGCGATCAACCGGCCGAAGCCGCGCTCTGCCATGGCTGGAACGATCGCCTGCATCAGCCGGTAGTTGGCGGCGAGGTTGAGCTCCCATTGCCGGTCGAGCGCGGCCCGCTCGAAGCCGTGCCAGGGAGCCCGTTCCTGCAGGGCGGCGTTGAGTAGGAGGATGTCGATCCCACCGAGCCGGTCGGTCGCCTCGGTAATCAGGCGCTCGACCTCGCTGGACCGGCTCAGGTCGGCGGCGATACCGAAGGCCGCTCCCGCCGCGCGGCAGGCCGTGTCGAGCTCTTCGCCTGTTGTTGGGCCGTTGAGGCAGACGGCGGCGCCGGAGCGCACCAGCGCGGTCGCGATGGCGAGGCCGATGCCCTGCGTCGCGCCGGTCACAAGCGCCCGGCGTCCCGTCAGATCCGCCCGGAGGCGTGCCGGCTCAGCCATGACTGTCGCCGAGCCTCGCATCGAAGGCGTCGCGCACCGCGTCACCCAGGAAATTCAGCGCCAGCACGGTCAGGAAGATGGCGAGCCCGGGAAAGAAACTCATCCACCAGGACTGGTAAAACTGGATGCCGGTCGCGACCATGTAGCCCCAGCTCGGCGTCGGCGGCTGCACGCCGAGGCCGAGGAAGGAGAGGGCGCTTTCGGTGATCAGCGCCTGCGAGGCCGAGAGCGAGCCGTAGACGATGACGTTGCCGGAGACGTTCGGCCAGATGTGCTTGAACATAATGCGCAGCGGGCGTGCCCCGGAAGCTTGCGCCGCCACGACATAGTCGGCCTCCCGCAGCGTCAGCACCTCGGCCCGTACCAATCGCGCGAAGCCCGGCATCTTGGTGATCGCGATGGCGAGCATGACGTTGACGAGGTCGGGGCCGAGCACCGCGACGATCGAGAGCGCCAGCACCAGCAGCGGGAAGGCGAGAAAGGCGTCCATGACGCGCATGATCAGCGCGTCCCAGCGCCCGCCGAGCCAGCCGGAAACCAGCCCGAGCAGCGAGCCTGCGATCAGCGCGAGCCCGATTGCGAAGATCACGACCTGGAGAGAGACGGTGGCGCCGTGCAGCACGCGCGAAAGCACGTCGCGGCCGATCTCGTCGGTGCCGAACCAATGCGCCGCGCTCGGCGGCATCGAGAAGGCGTCGGGGTCGATATCGACTGGCGAATAGGGCGAGAGCCAGGGCGCCAGCAGCCCGAGCGCGACGATGATGGCGAGCACGATCGTGCCGAAGCGACCCTGCCAGGAGCCGAGGATGCGGCGCAGGATGATTGCGCTGGGGGAGCGAGGCGCGCGCTGCGTCGCTGCGGGGGGCATCGATCCGGTCACGGCCGCCATCGCCTCACGCCTTCACGCGCGGGTCGAAGGCCCGGTAGAGCAGGTCGGTCAGGAGGTTCACGGCGAAGACCGCGATGACGATGAACAGGATCGCGCCCTGGATGACCGGAAAGTCGCGCTGGAAGATGCCGTCGACCAGCATGCGGCCGAGGCCGGGCAGCGCGAACACCGTCTCCGTCACCACCGCGCCGCCGAGCAGGGCGCCGATCTGCAGGCCGATGACGGTGACGATCGGGATCAGCGCGTTGCGCAGCGCGTGCCGGATCAGGACGAGGCGCTCGCTCAGCCCCTTTGCCCTGGCGGTGCGGATATAGTCCATCGACAGCACCTGCAGCATCGAGGCGCGGGTCTGGCGCATGACCAGCGCGGCGAAGGCGGTGCCGATCGTCAGCGCCGGCATCACCATCAGCCTGAGGTTGCCGCCGGGATCGTCGAGGAAGCGGATGTGGCCGGAGGGCGGCAGCCAGCCGAGCTTGAGCGAGAACAGCATGATCAGCAGCACGCCCATCCAGAAATAGGGCACTGCGACCGAAGACATGGCGATGAGGCTCGCCGCGACGTCGATCAGGCTGCCGCGGAAGCGTGCTGCCAGGATGCCGGCCGGCATGCCGATCGCGACTGCGATTAGGATCGAGAGGAAGCCGAGTTCGAGCGTCACCGGGATGCGCGCCGCCAGCATCTCGCCGACATCCTCACGCGTGCGCAGCGAGCGGCCGAAATCGCCCTGCGCGACGCGGGCGAGCCAGGTGACGTAGCGGACCGGGGCCGGCTGATCGAGGCCATACTCGACGCGCACTGCGGCGCGCTGCTCTGGGCTCGCCTGCTCGCCGAGGATGGTGACGGTCGGGTCGCCCGGCAGCAGGTTGGTGAGCGCGAAGACGATAATCGTGACGAAAAAGGCCACCGGCAGCATCTGCGCGAGCTTCTTGGCCAGATAGGGCAGCACGGTCGCGATCCCTCAGTAGCGATCGAGCCGGCGGTGATCGCGGGCGATCTCGGCGATGACGGCGTCGGACACCGCGAAATGGGTGGTCATGGCGATGCGCGCCGCGGCGGGGTCGCGGGCCTTGATCGCATCGACGATGGCCTGATGACGGGCGACCGTCGCGGTGGGATCGCGCAGGTCGCGCTGCATGCCGAGCGCGCGCTGGGTGAACTTGATGGTGTCGACGAGCGCGCTGACCAGATGCTCCAGCAGCGCGTTGCCGGAGCAGCGCGCCAGCGCGACATGGAAGGCGAGGTCGCCCTGCAGCCAGCGCTCGAAATCGCCGTCGATATTGGCGCGCATCTTCTCCAGCGCGACCTCGACCGGTTCGAGCTGGAGCGGCGTCGCGCGCTCGGCGGCAAGCGCCGCGACCTCGACCTCGATGGCGCGCCTGAGCTCGACTGCTTCGCGCAGGCCATTGTCGGTGACACGCACGGCCAGGCGCAGGAACTGGTCGAGCGGCGCGACCGAAAGCCCCTTGATCGTGGTCGGCTTGCCCTGCTGGATCTGGACGATGCCGAGCGCCGAGAGGCGCCCGAGCGCCTCGCGCACCACCGGCTTCGAGACGTTGAGCCGCTTGGCGAGTTCGGATTCCGACGGCAACTGGTCGCCCGGGCGATAGACGCGCTCGGCGACGCGGTCGATGACGAACTGCGTCACCGCCTCGGTCAGGCGCTGCTTGTCAGGTTGAAGGGCGGCGATCTCACTCATAACATATCAGATAGGCTTGCTTGGCGATGCCGTCAACAGGGATGCGCAGGCTGCTGAGACTGCTCTGGATAGATGCCGCCTGCCTATTGTGCGCTGCGATGGGGCTATCGTTGCCTGCCGTTAGAGCTGGCTCTGCATTGGTCGCGCAAAAAGCGTTTGCCTATCTCATAACATATCTGATAGGTGACTTCTCCGTTGGCGCCGGACCAAGAGCGCCTTGGGAGGAGTCACGCCAATGGCCCTGATTTCACGTCGCGGTCTCTTGCTCGGCGCGTCCGGCGCGGGTCTCATCGCCGGGCTGCCGGGCCTTGCCTTCGCGCAAGGGGGGCCGGTGCGTGGCGGTACCATCGTCGCCTCGATGGACCTGCAGCCGAAGAGCCTCGACCCGATCATGGGCGATGCGCCGACCTCGGATCGCTACGCCCTGATCCAGATGTTCGAAGGGCTGCTGAAGTTCGACGTGCAGGGCAATCTCCAGCCTTCGCTGGCGACGAGCTGGCAATGGTCGGAGGACAAGAAATCCGTCATCTTCAAGCTGCGCGAGGGCGTCGTCTTCCATGATGGCGAACCCTTCGATGCCGAGGCGGTGGTCTTCAACATTTCACGCGTCGTGGCGCCGAACTCGACCGCGCCGCGCAGCCCCGATCTCGCCGATATCGCCGGCGCCGAGGTGGCCGGGCCGATGGCGGTCAAGATCAACCTGAAGCAGCCCTCCGGCGCGGCTCTGGCCTCGCTCGCCGTGGAAGCCGGGATGATGTGCTCGCCGGCGGCGCTGAAGAAGCTCGGCCAGGATTTCGGCCGCCAGCCGGTGGGGACCGGGCCCTACAAATTCGCGGAATGGGTCGGCGGCAGCCAGATCCGCTTCATCCGCAACGAGCGCTATTGGCGTGATGGCGCCGACGGCAAGAAGCTGCCCTATGCTGACGCCGTGACGCTGCGGATCATCCCGACAACGGCGGTCAAGATGGTCGAGGTCAAGTCGGGCGGGGTGCATCTCGTCGACGGCGTCACGCCGCGCGATTTCGAGGAGGTCGAGAAGAACCCGGCGTTGACGCTGGTCGCGGTTCCGCCCGGCATCGCGCAATGGCTGACCTTCAACGTCTCCAAGGGCGTCTTCGCCAATCCGCATCTGCGCGCCGCCGTCAACCATGGCATCGACCGCAACGTCTTGATGAAGGGCATCACCCGGGGCTTTGGCGCGGTGACGCCGACCTGGGTGCCGCCTAGCGACTGGTCCTATGATGCGAGCGTGCCGCAGCCGAAGCTCGATCCGGCCAAGGTCCAGGCCCTGCTCAAGGAGGGCGGCCAGCCGAACGGCTTCACCTGCAAGCTCTCGATCATCCAGCGCGATCCCGACACGCAGGTCGCGCAGATCGTCCAGGCCCAGCTCAAGCCGTTCAAGATCAACATGGAGATCGAGATCCTGGAGCGGCAGGCCTGGGTGCCGAAAGTGCTCGGCCTGCAGCACGAACTGGCGATGGGGCGCGTCAATGTCCCGCGCGCCGACCCCGACCATGTCTTCGGCCCGTTCTTCGGGCGCACGGCAGCGCAGAACTGGTCGGGAATCAAGGACGAGGAGGTCTTCCGCCTGGTCGACCAGGGCCGCGAGGAAACCGAGCAGGCCAAGCGCAAGGCGATCTACAAGGAGCTCCAGACCGCGCTGAACAAGAACGACTACTATTCCTGGCTGTTCTTCCGCGAGGCCCGCCATGTCGCCCGCAAGGAACTCCAGAACATCGTGCTCGACTCCGGCGGCGCCTGGCAGCTCGCGGAAGCCTGGATCGCCAAGGCCTGATGCAGCCCGTCACGATCCTTGTTCTTTCGGCCGGGGTACCCGCGGCGACGGTCGCGGCGCTGGCGGAGCGCTTCGACGTGCTCGGGCCCGGGAGCCCCGACGAGATCGAGGCACTCGTTTCCGCGCACGGCGCCCGGATCCGCGGCATCGCCACGACGGGCAAGGCGCGGCTGGATCGCGCTTTGCTCGCCAGACTGCCGGCGCTTGATCTCGTCGCCTGCTACAGCGCCGGGCTGGACAAGATCGACACGGATGCTCTCGCCGAGCGCGGCATTCCTCTCACCAACAGCTCGGCCGCGCTTGCCGACGAGGTCGCCGATCTCGCGATCGCGCTGATGATCATGGCGCGCCGCCGGCTGGTTGCGGCAGAGGCCCATGTCCGCAGCGGTGCCTGGGCCGAAGCTGCCTTTCCGCTCGGGCGCTCGCTGACGGGACTGCGCATCGGCCTGCTCGGCCTTGGCCATATCGGCAGCGCCATCGCCCACCGCGCCAAGGCGATGGGCATGCAGCCGCGCCACTGTACACGCCGGCCTGTCGCCGGTTGTGCCTATCCCCACCATGCCGATGCGCGGGCGCTCGCCGCCGACAGCGACGTCTTCGTCATCGCCTGCCCGGGCGGGCCGGCCAATCGCGGACTGGTCGACCGCAACGTCATCGCGGCCCTGGGCTCCGACGCGACGCTGGTCAACATCGCGCGCGGCGAGGTCGTCGACGAGCCGGCTCTCATCGACGCGCTGGCGTCGGGACGGCTTGGCAGTGCCGGGCTCGACGTGTTCGCCGACGAGCCGAATGTCCCGCTGGCCTTGCGGCAGCTGGATAATGTCGTGCTGGCCCCGCATCTCGGCAGCGCGACCATCGAGACCCGGCATGCCATGGGCGAGAGCGTCGTCCGATCTCTGGAGCGGCTGCTGAAACCGGGGTGAAAAAACGGATGGTCTTGGCCGGCTTCTCCGACCGATTATCGCTCTCAGCGGCAGTGTCCGCTTGCAGGCGATCTGTCGATGTCCGCTTTGGCGCTCTGTTGCCTTGAGACTGCCACCGGGCTCCGACCTGGGAGAGAAACAAGCGTCGGCAAATTTGCCCGGCAGACCTGCATCACAGCATCTTGCCGCCACCGCCACCGTCGCCAGCGATTGTCCCCGCTCCGCCAGTGCCTCCGGCGATCTCGTGGATCAGGACAGTGCCGGCGATACCGCGCCGCCGTTCCTTCGGCACGGTGGATTTGAGAGGTTCAAAGACAGTGAGAGATAGCGGAGGCAGATTACTCGTCCGCCTCTGCTGGCTTGCGGCGCTTCAGCAGGCCGAGGATGCGTTGCGCTGCCTTCAGCGCAAGGGGCGAAGCCTTGATCCGCCGCTTCAGCGCGCGCTTGGCTCGACTGTAGCCTGCATAGGCCCGCCCCCTGGCCGTCAGCGGGACGAAGGTGTCGACGAGTTCGTCGCTGTCGTCGCAGATCGTCGTCTTGTAGCGGGCCTCGCCGACGCCGAGGTCGAACATGGTAACGCCCGCCTGGCATTTGCGCTTGATCAGCTCGATCAGGAGGATCTCGCCGGGACTGGTCCGCGCCGCCTCCGAGCCGAGATCGAAGGAGGTCGCCATGCCGGAGAAGCGCTTTCCCTGCACGGCGCCGACATAGGTCGCGACCGAACGGCCGGCGAGATCGAGCGAATAGAGCTCGATTGCCGGCGAGCGGCCGGCCTGCGCCAGCGCTCCTTCACGCAGGAAGGCGCGGATCGCCGGAGTGGCGAACGGGTCGGGCAGGCCCAGCTGCGCGAAGCGGGCCGCCTTCTGCGCCAGGAACGCGTCGAGCACGCGCTCGATCTCGGCGGCGCTGTGAGCCCGCACCAGTTCCGATGGCCCGAACTCGGCGAAACGATTGCGCTTCGTCGTCATCTTCTTGCGGGCATGCTTGCTCATCGAGCGCCGGAGCGTGCCGTCGCAATCGCCCGGTTCGAGCGCCAGCTTGTAGGCGCGGCTCGGGCTTTGCCCTGCGGCGAGCCTGGCCGGCGGATTGGCGATGCCTTGCCAGGCGGTCGGCTGGTTGATCAGGAACAGCGCGTCGATCCCGCCGATCGCCGCGCCGATCTCCTTGAGCAGCTGCTGGGCTGCCGTTGCATCGAGCGCTGCGGCGAAGTCCGGCCGATAGAGCGCCATATGATAATTGGCGTGCTTGCCGCCGATGAACTCGGCGAAGCGCGTGCCAAGGCGCTTGGTGACCACCAGCGGGAACAGTGCGAGCAGGGCGCCCTGGCTGTCCTCGACCCGGACGAAGCGGAAATCCATGCCCTCGGCCCGCCCGATCGTCGTGGCGAAGGGCCGGACCCAGTCATAGGCCTGATAGGGCGTCACCAGCGCATCGGCTTCCAGCGCGCGCCAATCGGCTTCGAGAGCGGCAAGGTCGCTGCCTGCAATGACCCTGGCCCAGGGGCACGCCTCCGCCTCACGCCGCAAGGCAGGCGTGGTGGGCGGGCTGGACGCGCGGTCGGCGACGACGGACATGCCGTCTTCCTTAACCCCGCATTGTGAACGGACCTGCCACTGTCGCACACGTTGCAAGACAGCTTCGCCGAACAGCGTTAGCGAAGGGTTGAATCGATCTCTCGGAGACGCCGGGCATGAGCCTGCGCCACAAGGCATTTTCGGCCGCGTTCACGGCCATCGCGGCGACCGGCGCCGATCGCTGGGGCAGGGCGCTCGCCCAGGGCAAGGGCGCGATCCTGACGCTGCACCATGTCCGCCCCACGACATCGGGCGGCTTCCGTCCGAACGGGCTGCTCGAGATCACACCCGGCTTCCTCGATCGGGCACTGACCCTGATCCGGGCTGAAGGCTACGACATCGTCTCGCTCGACGAGGCGCTGGTTCGGCTGGCCGATCCGAAACCCGGCCGCTTCTTCGTCGCGCTCACCTTCGACGACGGCTATCGCGACAATCTCGACCATGCCTGGCCGGTGCTGGCGAAGCACCAGGCGCCCTGGACGCTCTATGTCG
This genomic interval from Bosea sp. 29B contains the following:
- a CDS encoding GNAT family N-acetyltransferase; this encodes MSVVADRASSPPTTPALRREAEACPWARVIAGSDLAALEADWRALEADALVTPYQAYDWVRPFATTIGRAEGMDFRFVRVEDSQGALLALFPLVVTKRLGTRFAEFIGGKHANYHMALYRPDFAAALDATAAQQLLKEIGAAIGGIDALFLINQPTAWQGIANPPARLAAGQSPSRAYKLALEPGDCDGTLRRSMSKHARKKMTTKRNRFAEFGPSELVRAHSAAEIERVLDAFLAQKAARFAQLGLPDPFATPAIRAFLREGALAQAGRSPAIELYSLDLAGRSVATYVGAVQGKRFSGMATSFDLGSEAARTSPGEILLIELIKRKCQAGVTMFDLGVGEARYKTTICDDSDELVDTFVPLTARGRAYAGYSRAKRALKRRIKASPLALKAAQRILGLLKRRKPAEADE
- a CDS encoding FadR/GntR family transcriptional regulator, with the protein product MSEIAALQPDKQRLTEAVTQFVIDRVAERVYRPGDQLPSESELAKRLNVSKPVVREALGRLSALGIVQIQQGKPTTIKGLSVAPLDQFLRLAVRVTDNGLREAVELRRAIEVEVAALAAERATPLQLEPVEVALEKMRANIDGDFERWLQGDLAFHVALARCSGNALLEHLVSALVDTIKFTQRALGMQRDLRDPTATVARHQAIVDAIKARDPAAARIAMTTHFAVSDAVIAEIARDHRRLDRY
- a CDS encoding ABC transporter substrate-binding protein, which produces MALISRRGLLLGASGAGLIAGLPGLAFAQGGPVRGGTIVASMDLQPKSLDPIMGDAPTSDRYALIQMFEGLLKFDVQGNLQPSLATSWQWSEDKKSVIFKLREGVVFHDGEPFDAEAVVFNISRVVAPNSTAPRSPDLADIAGAEVAGPMAVKINLKQPSGAALASLAVEAGMMCSPAALKKLGQDFGRQPVGTGPYKFAEWVGGSQIRFIRNERYWRDGADGKKLPYADAVTLRIIPTTAVKMVEVKSGGVHLVDGVTPRDFEEVEKNPALTLVAVPPGIAQWLTFNVSKGVFANPHLRAAVNHGIDRNVLMKGITRGFGAVTPTWVPPSDWSYDASVPQPKLDPAKVQALLKEGGQPNGFTCKLSIIQRDPDTQVAQIVQAQLKPFKINMEIEILERQAWVPKVLGLQHELAMGRVNVPRADPDHVFGPFFGRTAAQNWSGIKDEEVFRLVDQGREETEQAKRKAIYKELQTALNKNDYYSWLFFREARHVARKELQNIVLDSGGAWQLAEAWIAKA
- a CDS encoding 2-hydroxyacid dehydrogenase → MQPVTILVLSAGVPAATVAALAERFDVLGPGSPDEIEALVSAHGARIRGIATTGKARLDRALLARLPALDLVACYSAGLDKIDTDALAERGIPLTNSSAALADEVADLAIALMIMARRRLVAAEAHVRSGAWAEAAFPLGRSLTGLRIGLLGLGHIGSAIAHRAKAMGMQPRHCTRRPVAGCAYPHHADARALAADSDVFVIACPGGPANRGLVDRNVIAALGSDATLVNIARGEVVDEPALIDALASGRLGSAGLDVFADEPNVPLALRQLDNVVLAPHLGSATIETRHAMGESVVRSLERLLKPG